The Actinopolyspora erythraea genome has a segment encoding these proteins:
- a CDS encoding SRPBCC family protein, whose amino-acid sequence MRLEHEFTVPVPVDVAWPVLLDPERIAPCMPGATLKSAEGEEFSGSVKVKLGPVSLMYKGNGSFTEVDHEARRAVVEASGKDSRGNGTASAAVTARLSSEGSGTRVHVETELKVTGKPAQLGRGLISDVAQKLIDQFSECLASRLAGGESETATEPERRERRSEEQGGTAATAGSAGNGSGPVASDDGHGAAPRSEAVSGSSAEGVSGAAGATSRTEPGWKVTGAESGASRSRSTAELSAVRSGERPSAAGNDAVDLLDTAGVPVLKRLVPVVAGLAVLTVVLVVLRRRRHRLR is encoded by the coding sequence GTGCGGCTCGAACACGAATTCACCGTCCCGGTTCCGGTCGACGTCGCGTGGCCGGTGTTGCTCGATCCGGAGCGGATCGCTCCCTGCATGCCGGGAGCCACCCTGAAAAGCGCCGAGGGAGAGGAGTTCTCCGGCTCGGTGAAGGTCAAGCTGGGCCCGGTGTCGTTGATGTACAAGGGCAACGGCAGCTTCACCGAGGTGGATCACGAGGCGCGCCGCGCCGTGGTGGAGGCGAGCGGTAAGGACTCGCGCGGCAACGGCACGGCGTCGGCGGCCGTGACCGCCCGGTTGAGCTCCGAGGGGAGCGGCACCAGGGTCCACGTGGAGACCGAGCTGAAGGTCACCGGAAAACCGGCGCAGCTCGGGCGCGGGCTGATCTCCGACGTCGCGCAGAAGCTCATCGACCAGTTCTCGGAGTGCCTGGCGAGCAGGTTGGCCGGTGGGGAGTCGGAAACGGCGACCGAACCGGAGCGACGGGAGCGGCGGAGCGAGGAGCAGGGGGGCACGGCGGCCACCGCGGGTTCCGCCGGAAACGGTTCCGGGCCCGTCGCGTCGGACGACGGCCACGGCGCCGCCCCGCGCTCGGAGGCCGTTTCCGGCTCCTCCGCCGAAGGGGTGAGCGGCGCCGCGGGAGCGACGAGCCGGACCGAGCCCGGCTGGAAGGTCACCGGTGCGGAGTCCGGGGCGAGCCGTTCCCGGTCCACCGCCGAGTTATCGGCCGTTCGCTCCGGGGAGCGGCCGAGCGCCGCCGGTAACGACGCCGTTGATCTGCTGGACACGGCGGGTGTGCCGGTGCTGAAGCGGCTGGTTCCGGTGGTGGCGGGGCTGGCGGTGCTGACCGTGGTGCTCGTCGTGCTCCGCAGGAGGAGGCACCGCCTCCGGTGA
- a CDS encoding SPFH domain-containing protein translates to MSTQQRSFSKITDVVAPWSKIRELIRGGDEGRIVPVVIPKDSRSLGWVVLLFVALYLAGTAAFSGGFTAVVTGIGAVVALVLAAISLWRGSIVEIEQGTTGIRSRYGAFTGTLSPGRHYLWWPWDKVEFVVDTTTEIPYNAPVAACPTSEDVPLKAIEFFLKFRIDNPVDFVRTIGAGNFDAVLSSAVQDAIRQRGRQVHTEEAYELRGSDVEDMQATLNRQLSKYGVRILGANIPDVQLPDQYQQHLATRERVAKELSAYEREWELTRKRRIDNLLMEIERAKKTRDAKLVEVKAARNQARRDVARQLEEQETEAQRAQWEIEARGRATLTEAQNEAKSRQRLGQSYRDNRAVLHYELARRRLEVGAKLAERAPRPVIVRGGGGEQSGLSTLLLSQLLPRLTSQAFTNDRSDQASGSGTGQGEGQADEAMRVLDRGGQIAESLLGDDGSGNR, encoded by the coding sequence ATGTCCACCCAGCAACGCAGCTTCTCCAAGATCACCGATGTGGTCGCCCCCTGGTCGAAGATCCGCGAACTCATCCGCGGTGGTGACGAGGGCAGGATCGTTCCCGTCGTGATCCCGAAGGACAGTCGGAGCCTCGGCTGGGTGGTACTGCTGTTCGTCGCCCTCTACCTGGCCGGGACGGCCGCGTTCAGCGGCGGCTTCACGGCGGTGGTCACCGGCATCGGCGCGGTCGTGGCGCTGGTGCTCGCGGCGATCTCGCTGTGGCGCGGTTCGATCGTGGAGATCGAACAGGGAACCACCGGGATCCGCAGTCGCTACGGCGCGTTCACCGGCACGCTCTCCCCCGGTCGGCACTACCTGTGGTGGCCGTGGGACAAGGTGGAGTTCGTCGTGGACACCACCACGGAGATCCCGTACAACGCGCCGGTCGCGGCCTGCCCCACCTCCGAGGACGTCCCGCTGAAGGCCATCGAGTTCTTCCTGAAGTTCCGCATCGACAATCCGGTCGACTTCGTGCGCACGATCGGGGCGGGCAACTTCGACGCGGTGCTGTCCAGCGCGGTGCAGGACGCCATCCGGCAGCGCGGCAGGCAGGTACACACCGAGGAGGCCTACGAACTACGCGGCAGCGACGTCGAGGACATGCAGGCGACCCTGAACCGCCAGCTCAGCAAGTACGGCGTGCGGATCCTCGGCGCCAACATCCCCGACGTGCAGCTGCCGGACCAGTACCAGCAGCACCTCGCCACCCGGGAACGGGTCGCCAAGGAGCTCAGCGCCTACGAACGCGAGTGGGAGCTGACCCGCAAGCGGCGCATCGACAACCTGCTGATGGAGATCGAACGGGCCAAGAAGACCCGCGACGCCAAGCTGGTCGAGGTGAAGGCGGCCCGCAACCAGGCACGACGCGACGTCGCGAGACAACTGGAGGAGCAGGAGACCGAGGCGCAGCGGGCGCAGTGGGAGATCGAGGCCCGCGGCAGGGCGACCCTGACCGAGGCGCAGAACGAGGCGAAGTCCCGGCAACGGCTCGGTCAGTCCTACCGCGACAACCGCGCCGTGCTGCACTACGAGCTGGCCCGCCGCAGGTTGGAGGTGGGCGCGAAGCTCGCCGAGCGGGCGCCGCGTCCCGTCATCGTGCGGGGCGGCGGCGGTGAGCAGTCGGGGCTGTCCACGCTGCTGCTGTCGCAGCTGCTGCCGAGGCTGACCTCGCAGGCGTTCACCAACGACCGTTCGGACCAGGCGTCGGGATCCGGTACCGGCCAGGGCGAGGGCCAGGCGGACGAGGCGATGCGAGTACTCGACCGGGGTGGTCAGATCGCGGAGTCACTGCTCGGCGACGACGGTTCCGGAAACCGGTGA
- a CDS encoding SPFH domain-containing protein, whose amino-acid sequence MTIAAAGRQAMSAMSEGQGVSEAAGEAAQEAGGGFAIDPGDFLSAREQGSSTGTRIEQRNASMDEIGALVNNTTLERGGDGEWVNVICPVVIPKRSAITALALPVLGLALLAVIGLVASRITGLGTAWFGPHVWVLLVILALLLWARSSIVMVPEGCQAMITKFSKLDRTVGPGRTILLDPRKKVSYVLNTTREYPFNAPISEAPTRGGIKASVDLFLQFRIEDPTQFMFALGAVSGFSDKLTNAVSEVTRSLIYQQRAEDIYDLVGESTQELLDSLNEQFLPAVRLTSANITHAEPSSQQYRADLAAPEMVRMAKDAYTYEYELSLRKEQDEGDLNKELASMNESLSGIRAEIASYQAQMDTALERETNRAKAQARQRFVEAESTANANSALLEAQALDIRAVSAAENPEILEYHYEKDVLDKLEGLAEHLPVLVSLGDEDDVDYLAAARRMLGTSDGAAGLSETDVAAIQRRTEAIQERISARESEIEQLLAEGGHTEPAGEPADAEPDAAAENTDVHTPAAESFTPDAAEGGDPGSDSDGDDERHQAGER is encoded by the coding sequence ATGACCATAGCAGCGGCCGGGCGTCAAGCCATGTCCGCGATGAGTGAGGGCCAGGGGGTGTCCGAAGCGGCCGGTGAGGCCGCCCAGGAGGCCGGCGGCGGGTTCGCGATCGACCCCGGTGACTTCCTCTCCGCACGAGAACAGGGCAGCTCGACCGGCACCCGGATCGAGCAGCGGAACGCATCGATGGACGAGATCGGTGCGCTGGTCAACAACACGACTCTGGAACGCGGCGGCGACGGGGAGTGGGTCAACGTCATCTGCCCCGTCGTGATCCCCAAGCGCAGCGCGATCACCGCCCTGGCGCTTCCGGTGCTGGGACTGGCGCTGCTCGCCGTGATCGGCCTGGTCGCGAGCCGGATCACCGGCTTGGGCACGGCGTGGTTCGGGCCGCACGTCTGGGTGCTGCTGGTGATCCTGGCGCTGCTGCTGTGGGCCCGGAGCAGCATCGTCATGGTGCCGGAGGGCTGCCAGGCGATGATCACCAAGTTCAGCAAGCTCGACCGCACCGTCGGGCCGGGCCGCACGATACTGCTCGACCCGCGCAAGAAGGTCAGCTACGTGCTGAACACGACACGGGAGTACCCCTTCAACGCGCCGATCAGCGAGGCACCCACCCGAGGTGGCATCAAGGCGTCGGTGGACCTGTTCCTGCAGTTCCGCATCGAGGATCCGACGCAGTTCATGTTCGCGCTCGGCGCGGTCTCCGGATTCTCCGACAAGCTGACCAACGCGGTCAGCGAGGTCACCCGCAGCCTGATCTACCAGCAGCGCGCGGAGGACATCTACGACCTCGTCGGGGAGAGCACGCAGGAACTGCTGGACAGCCTGAACGAGCAGTTCCTGCCCGCCGTGCGGCTGACCAGCGCCAACATCACCCACGCCGAACCGTCCAGCCAGCAGTACCGGGCCGATCTGGCGGCACCGGAGATGGTTCGGATGGCCAAGGACGCCTACACCTACGAGTACGAGCTCAGCCTGCGCAAGGAGCAGGACGAGGGTGACCTGAACAAGGAACTGGCCTCGATGAACGAGAGCCTGTCCGGGATCAGGGCCGAGATCGCCAGCTACCAGGCGCAGATGGACACCGCCCTGGAACGCGAGACCAACCGCGCCAAGGCGCAGGCCAGGCAACGCTTCGTGGAGGCGGAGAGCACCGCCAACGCCAACTCCGCGCTGCTGGAGGCCCAGGCGCTGGACATCCGGGCGGTGAGCGCGGCGGAGAACCCGGAGATCCTGGAGTACCACTACGAGAAGGACGTCCTCGACAAGCTGGAGGGGCTCGCCGAGCACCTGCCGGTGCTCGTCTCACTCGGCGACGAGGACGACGTCGACTACCTGGCGGCGGCGCGGCGGATGCTCGGCACCTCCGACGGAGCCGCCGGGCTCTCCGAAACGGACGTGGCCGCCATACAGCGGCGTACCGAGGCGATCCAGGAACGCATCAGCGCTCGTGAGTCCGAGATCGAGCAGTTGCTGGCCGAGGGAGGGCACACCGAACCCGCCGGGGAGCCCGCTGATGCCGAACCGGACGCCGCGGCGGAGAACACCGACGTACACACCCCCGCGGCTGAGAGCTTCACCCCGGACGCCGCGGAAGGCGGGGACCCGGGCAGCGACTCGGACGGGGACGACGAGCGGCACCAGGCAGGTGAGCGGTGA
- a CDS encoding FAD binding domain-containing protein translates to MIPAEFEYVAPSTVEEAVQALDRAGDDAKVLAGGQSLLPVLRMRMADPGLVVDLGGIPEARGVREDGDTLVIGAMTSHHEVMRSELVRGHAELVALTTRTVADPQVRHRGTFGGSLAHADPAGDLLAPALAMDAEMVVAGPSGRRTVPAAEFFVDYFTTTLESNEVLVEVRIPKYTGWRAHYEKFNRVAQAWSVVGVAATVLVRDGVVARARVGLTNMGATPVRAHGVEQALVGSPPTEEAVRRAAAHATEGTQAGSDASAEADYREHLAEVLTGRALATAASG, encoded by the coding sequence GTGATTCCCGCTGAGTTCGAGTACGTGGCACCGTCCACGGTGGAAGAGGCGGTACAGGCGCTGGACCGGGCGGGCGACGACGCCAAGGTGCTGGCGGGTGGGCAGAGCCTGCTGCCGGTGCTGCGGATGCGGATGGCCGACCCCGGCCTCGTCGTCGATCTCGGCGGGATCCCCGAGGCACGCGGGGTCCGGGAGGACGGTGACACGCTGGTGATCGGGGCGATGACCAGTCACCACGAGGTGATGCGCTCCGAGCTGGTGCGCGGGCACGCGGAGCTGGTGGCGCTGACCACGCGCACCGTGGCCGATCCGCAGGTGCGGCACCGCGGCACCTTCGGCGGTTCGTTGGCTCACGCCGACCCGGCCGGTGACCTGCTGGCCCCGGCGCTGGCCATGGACGCCGAGATGGTCGTGGCGGGCCCCTCCGGGAGGCGGACCGTTCCGGCCGCCGAGTTCTTCGTGGACTACTTCACGACCACGTTGGAGTCCAACGAGGTGCTGGTGGAGGTTCGGATCCCCAAGTACACGGGCTGGCGGGCGCACTACGAGAAGTTCAACCGGGTCGCCCAGGCCTGGTCGGTCGTGGGAGTGGCGGCCACCGTGCTGGTGCGGGACGGTGTCGTGGCCCGGGCGCGGGTCGGGCTGACGAACATGGGCGCCACTCCCGTGCGTGCGCACGGGGTCGAACAGGCCCTGGTCGGCTCCCCTCCGACGGAGGAGGCGGTCCGGCGGGCCGCGGCTCACGCCACGGAGGGCACGCAGGCGGGCAGTGACGCCAGCGCGGAGGCGGACTACCGCGAGCACCTCGCCGAGGTGCTGACCGGCAGGGCGCTGGCCACGGCGGCCAGCGGCTAG